A genome region from Zootoca vivipara chromosome 11, rZooViv1.1, whole genome shotgun sequence includes the following:
- the LOC118077732 gene encoding tubulin polyglutamylase complex subunit 2-like: MEEKAPRSVSSSSTSKPYLEKLTLGVTRILEASPGVTEVTFVEKVPVERHAIILWEQKNACVLPEDLKNFYLMTDGFHMTWSVKFDDNPMPLGSMTINSISKLNRVRASPVYALPNAPTLADLEDTDDEEGNGGQPEKPHLDSRSLVFELDPCGGNGKVCLVYKNTKPVVAPDSEIWFLDRALYWHFLTKTFTAYYRLLITHLGLPHWQYAFTSYGISPQAKQWFNMYKPITVNTEQLSEEADSFVNKLDPNKVFRSKSKTPVMKKKLPSQAPSSQKGQAGPAPKNPQQAGSSSRRREPQP, from the exons atggagGAGAAGGCCCCGCGCAGCGTGAGCAGCTCCAGCACCTCCAAGCCCTACTTGGAGAAGCTCACCCTGGGCGTCACTCGCATCCTAG AAGCTTCTCCAGGAGTTACTGAGGTGACATTTGTGGAGAAGGTGCCAGTCGAGCGCCATGCCATTATATTATGGGAACAG AAGAATGCCTGCGTCTTGCCCGAGGATTTAAAGAATTTCTACCTGATGACGGATGGCTTCCACATGACTTGGAGTGTAAAGTTTGACG ACAACCCGATGCCCCTTGGCTCCATGACCATCAACAGCATCTCCAAGTTAAACCGAGTCAGAGCGTCGCCCGTCTATGCCTTGCCCAATGCCCCCACGCTGGCTGACTTGGAGGACACGGATGACGAAGAAG gtAACGGGGGTCAGCCGGAGAAACCTCACTTGGACTCGCGGAGCCTGGTGTTTGAGCTGGACCCGTGTGGAGGGAATGGGAAGGTCTGCCTCGTGTACAAGAACACCAAGCCAG TTGTTGCCCCGGATTCCGAGATCTGGTTTCTGGACAGAGCTCTCTACTGGCATTTCCTCACCAAAACCTTCACCGCTTACTACCGGCTCCTGATCACCCACCTGGGACTGCCACATTGGCAGTACGCCTTCACCAGCTATGGCATCAGCCCCCAGGCTAAG cAATGGTTCAACATGTACAAGCCCATCACAGTCAACACGGAGCAGCTCTCTGAGGAGGCTGATTCCTTCGTGAACAAGCTGGACCCAAACAAGGTCTTCCGCAGCAAAAGCAAAACTCCAGTGATGAAGAAGAAGCTGCCGTCCCAGGCGCCCTCCTCTCAGAAGGGCCAGGCGGGGCCAGCCCCCAAGAATCCGCAGCAGGCCGGCAGCTCCTCAAGGAGACGGGAACCCCAGCCCTGA